In Ectothiorhodosinus mongolicus, one DNA window encodes the following:
- the pabC gene encoding aminodeoxychorismate lyase, which produces MTPSHGPNDLTLIPGDDRGINYGDGVFETLRVADGAVLHWPLHRRRLQWGLERLKIALTDWSTLESDLAQAAGEHEAAVLKLIVTRGSGPRGYRPPQMTHPRWFLQVGPMPDYDPAWAEQGVLLRLCETRLAHQPLLAGIKHLNRLEQVLARSEWQDEFQEGLMLDQEGRVICGTMSNIFMVLGNQLLTPQLDHCGIAGITRQRLMAAAGLLGFACEERPLSLADLADAEGLFLTNTVFGLWPVRQFQDQQFVISDGVRRLQRLLQRKPAKRR; this is translated from the coding sequence ATGACGCCTTCGCATGGGCCTAATGACCTGACTCTGATTCCCGGTGATGATCGCGGGATTAACTACGGCGATGGTGTCTTTGAGACCCTACGCGTGGCTGACGGAGCAGTCCTGCACTGGCCTTTGCATCGCCGGCGCTTACAGTGGGGCCTAGAGCGGCTTAAAATAGCCCTGACTGATTGGTCGACTTTGGAATCAGACCTGGCCCAAGCCGCCGGCGAGCACGAAGCAGCAGTATTAAAGCTGATTGTCACACGAGGCAGTGGCCCGCGCGGCTATCGCCCTCCCCAAATGACACACCCACGCTGGTTTCTACAGGTGGGGCCCATGCCCGATTATGACCCCGCCTGGGCCGAGCAGGGCGTTTTGCTGCGTTTATGCGAGACGCGCCTGGCACATCAGCCCTTATTGGCCGGCATTAAGCACTTAAACCGGTTGGAACAAGTACTGGCCAGGTCAGAATGGCAAGATGAGTTTCAAGAGGGCCTGATGTTGGATCAGGAAGGGCGGGTGATTTGTGGCACCATGAGCAATATATTTATGGTGCTGGGAAATCAATTGCTTACGCCCCAACTGGATCACTGTGGTATCGCTGGGATTACCCGTCAACGGTTAATGGCGGCGGCTGGCTTGTTGGGCTTTGCCTGCGAGGAGAGACCCCTATCCTTGGCGGATTTAGCAGACGCTGAGGGCTTATTCCTGACCAATACGGTTTTTGGGCTGTGGCCCGTGCGGCAATTTCAGGACCAGCAATTTGTTATCAGTGATGGGGTGCGGCGCCTGCAGCGTCTGTTGCAGCGTAAGCCGGCGAAGAGGCGCTGA
- the mltG gene encoding endolytic transglycosylase MltG: MRRSWVLALVLPFLLGLALVVDYQRSLNRPLGLAEPMVYQVAPGTSLRRLAAELSQQDLLQRPRYWEFHARRSDLAARIRAGEFELLPEMTARDLLTLLTSGQMVQYSLTVPEGWTFRQLLVALHTHPYITVTLEDEEVAGIMNLLGMPDAHPEGWFFPDTYAFPRGTTDLEFLRRAHQRMQRALHEVWEERQPNLPLQSAYEALILASIIERETGRADERERVSAVFTERLRRGMRLQTDPTVIYGMEQFDGRIRRSDLRRDTPYNTYLHAGLPPTPIGLPGLASLRAAVNPADEEVLFFVSRGDGSHHFSKTYEEHRRAVIDYLLGGDASRYGR, from the coding sequence ATGAGACGCTCATGGGTGCTAGCGCTGGTGTTGCCTTTTCTGCTGGGTTTGGCCTTAGTGGTGGATTATCAGCGCAGCTTGAACCGACCGCTGGGACTGGCAGAGCCCATGGTCTACCAAGTAGCCCCTGGAACCTCTTTGCGCCGCCTGGCCGCCGAGCTCAGTCAACAGGATTTATTACAAAGGCCGCGCTACTGGGAGTTTCATGCGCGTCGCTCGGATCTGGCAGCTCGCATTCGTGCCGGTGAATTCGAACTGCTTCCTGAGATGACGGCCAGGGATTTATTGACGCTATTGACCAGCGGGCAGATGGTGCAATACAGCCTCACCGTCCCCGAGGGCTGGACATTTCGCCAGTTATTAGTCGCCTTGCACACCCACCCTTACATCACGGTGACTTTGGAAGACGAAGAGGTAGCGGGGATTATGAACCTTCTGGGCATGCCGGATGCGCATCCCGAGGGTTGGTTCTTCCCCGATACCTATGCTTTTCCGCGCGGCACAACGGATCTAGAGTTTCTCAGGCGTGCCCATCAGCGTATGCAGCGCGCCTTGCATGAGGTTTGGGAAGAACGTCAGCCCAACTTACCGCTGCAATCGGCTTATGAGGCTTTGATTTTGGCGTCGATTATTGAGCGCGAGACGGGGCGAGCCGATGAACGTGAACGTGTCTCTGCGGTGTTCACAGAGCGCCTGCGCAGGGGTATGCGTCTGCAAACGGATCCGACGGTGATCTATGGGATGGAGCAATTTGACGGCCGCATTCGCCGCAGTGATCTGCGCCGCGATACACCTTATAACACTTATCTACATGCGGGCTTACCACCAACACCTATTGGCTTGCCGGGCTTAGCCTCGTTGCGCGCAGCGGTGAATCCCGCCGATGAAGAGGTCTTGTTTTTTGTATCGCGCGGTGATGGCTCACATCATTTCTCCAAAACTTATGAAGAGCATCGGCGCGCTGTGATTGATTATCTACTCGGAGGCGATGCCAGTCGTTATGGACGCTGA